From one Rhizobium rosettiformans genomic stretch:
- a CDS encoding dihydrodipicolinate synthase family protein, with the protein MTHNFHGIVPVMITPFDDNDRIDWDGYARLIEWYIDNGCHGLFAVCQSSEMLFLTLEERTELASFTVKQVKGRVPVVASGHISESMDDQKAELRAMAETGVDAVVLVTNRLASAEEDATVFRSRMQDLLGAIPADMTLGLYECPAPYRRLLTDDEVRWCAESGRFAFLKDVSCDLDHIRRRLALVENTPLAINNANAAIAWPFLQAGGHGFSGVMNNFHPDLYRWLYDHGKAHPELAAELDTFLVLSAMSESLGYPKLAKHFHRRIGTFANVHSRAVPHDITERHWAVETILDHIVTGADRFRSKIARA; encoded by the coding sequence ATGACGCATAACTTTCATGGGATCGTCCCGGTGATGATCACTCCCTTCGATGATAACGACCGGATCGACTGGGATGGCTATGCCAGGCTGATCGAATGGTACATCGACAATGGCTGCCATGGCCTGTTCGCCGTGTGCCAGTCCTCGGAAATGCTGTTTCTGACGCTCGAGGAGCGAACCGAGCTCGCCTCCTTCACCGTCAAACAGGTCAAGGGTCGCGTCCCGGTCGTCGCGTCCGGACATATTTCCGAGAGCATGGACGACCAGAAGGCAGAGCTTCGGGCCATGGCGGAAACGGGTGTCGATGCCGTCGTGCTCGTGACCAACCGCCTTGCGTCTGCCGAAGAGGATGCGACCGTCTTCCGCTCTAGGATGCAGGACCTGCTCGGCGCGATCCCCGCCGACATGACATTGGGGCTCTATGAGTGCCCCGCACCGTATCGCCGATTGCTGACCGATGATGAGGTCCGCTGGTGCGCCGAGAGCGGCCGCTTCGCCTTCCTGAAGGACGTGTCTTGCGACCTCGATCACATCCGCCGCCGGTTGGCTCTGGTCGAAAACACGCCGCTTGCGATCAACAATGCCAATGCAGCGATCGCCTGGCCCTTCCTTCAGGCCGGCGGCCACGGCTTTTCCGGCGTGATGAACAACTTCCACCCGGATCTCTATCGTTGGCTCTACGACCACGGCAAAGCCCATCCGGAACTGGCCGCGGAACTGGACACCTTCCTCGTCCTATCGGCGATGTCAGAGAGCCTCGGCTATCCCAAGCTGGCCAAGCATTTCCACCGCCGCATCGGCACGTTCGCGAATGTTCACAGCCGCGCCGTGCCACATGACATCACGGAGCGCCACTGGGCCGTGGAAACCATTCTGGATCATATCGTGACGGGTGCAGACCGCTTCCGTTCGAAAATCGCGCGAGCCTGA
- a CDS encoding TRAP transporter large permease, producing the protein MSIAFLLCIVILLGLAVMGTPIAYAILVASFAYLAASGQSIGISGKILLDGLYQSFILLAVPLFIIAANIMNAGSVSDRLLQFCVALVGRFRGGLGHVNILSSLVFSGMSGSAIADAAGIGKMIIDMMVKSGHYTRGYAAAITAASATIGPIIPPSIPMVLYALVSNTSIGFLFLGGIVPGLMMGAMLMAMNAWISHRRGFAKHEPVPLREFPALTINAGPALMMPAILLYGIYGGVTTPTEAAAVAAFYALILATIFYRSLSFKHFYEILVTSARSSAAVGLIIGGALILNYIVASENIPTVVANALVDLDVHPLVFLLGINLLLLVLGCFLDASTIILVIIPLFIPTCRALGIDLVHFGVVAVVNCMIGLITPPYGILLFVINAVTRIPLAEIIREIWLFLAALMVALLLLILIPDITLMLPRALGYAG; encoded by the coding sequence ATGAGCATCGCCTTCCTCCTTTGCATCGTTATTTTGCTCGGCCTCGCCGTGATGGGCACGCCCATTGCCTATGCGATCCTCGTCGCCTCCTTCGCCTATCTTGCCGCCAGCGGTCAGAGTATCGGCATCAGCGGCAAGATCCTGCTGGATGGCCTCTATCAGAGCTTCATTCTGCTCGCCGTGCCGCTGTTCATCATCGCGGCCAACATCATGAATGCCGGCTCGGTCTCAGACCGTCTGCTGCAGTTCTGCGTCGCCCTGGTAGGCCGCTTCCGCGGCGGCCTTGGCCATGTCAACATCCTCTCTTCCCTGGTCTTTTCCGGCATGTCCGGTTCGGCCATCGCCGATGCCGCCGGCATCGGCAAGATGATCATCGACATGATGGTGAAGTCCGGTCACTACACGCGCGGCTATGCCGCCGCGATCACGGCCGCATCCGCCACCATCGGCCCGATCATCCCGCCGTCGATCCCGATGGTGCTCTATGCCCTCGTGTCCAACACCTCCATCGGCTTCCTCTTCCTCGGCGGCATCGTCCCCGGCCTGATGATGGGGGCCATGCTGATGGCCATGAATGCCTGGATTTCGCACCGGCGCGGCTTTGCCAAGCATGAACCCGTGCCGCTGCGGGAATTCCCGGCCCTAACGATCAATGCCGGCCCTGCATTGATGATGCCGGCGATTCTGCTCTACGGCATCTATGGCGGCGTCACGACACCGACTGAGGCAGCAGCAGTGGCAGCCTTCTATGCGCTGATCCTGGCGACGATCTTCTACAGGTCGCTCAGCTTCAAGCATTTCTACGAGATCCTGGTCACCAGCGCCCGCTCGTCCGCTGCCGTCGGCCTGATCATCGGCGGCGCGCTCATCCTGAACTACATCGTCGCCTCGGAAAACATTCCGACCGTCGTCGCCAATGCCCTGGTCGATCTCGATGTGCATCCGCTGGTCTTCCTGCTCGGTATCAACCTGCTGCTGCTCGTGCTCGGCTGTTTTCTGGATGCCTCCACGATCATCCTGGTCATCATTCCCTTGTTCATCCCGACATGCCGGGCGCTTGGCATCGACCTCGTGCATTTCGGTGTGGTGGCCGTGGTCAACTGCATGATCGGCCTGATCACCCCGCCCTACGGCATCCTGCTCTTCGTCATCAATGCCGTGACGCGCATACCGCTCGCAGAAATCATCCGAGAGATCTGGCTCTTCCTGGCGGCCCTTATGGTTGCCCTGCTGCTGCTGATCCTCATTCCCGACATCACCCTGATGCTGCCGCGTGCCCTCGGTTATGCCGGCTGA